The Stigmatella aurantiaca DW4/3-1 genome contains the following window.
CAGCGGTCCGCGCTGCGTGACATGTTCCAGGCGTATGGGTGCAAGCGCATCATTTCTTGCAGGGATGGGCAGGAAATCCCCCTGCCGGGGGGAGGTTACGTCAAGCTGTTCCTCACGGAGTCGGGGACGAACCGGGACTCGGGGGTGTTGGTCAGGGGAGAGGGGCAGTCGTTTCTCAACCTCAACGACTGCAAGATTCATGATCGGCTGTCGCGCATCATGGAGGCGGAGGGCTCCATCGACTTTTTCTCCGCTCAGTTCTCCGGCGCCATCTGGCATCCCACCTGCTACGAGTACTCACGCGAGGTGTATGAGGACATTTCGCTCAAGAAGCGCGCCAGCAAGTTCGAAGCCGTGGCGCGGGCCATCCAGACGGTCAAACCCAAGGCTTTCCTGGCGGCCGCGGGGCCTGCCTGCTTCCTGGATCCCTCGCTGTTTCACCTGAACCAGGAGAAGGTGAACATCTTCCCCCGGGCGCCTGAGCTGTTTGCCTTCCTGAAGGAGCGTCTGCCCGGCAACTCGACGCAATACATCGAGCCCATGCCCGGGGATGTGCTGGACGTGGCGAGCGTGGACTGGGTCCACCAGGTGCCGGAGCGCCTCACGGATGAGAACCTGCATGACTACCTGCACGCATACGCCGCGGACATGGCCCATGTTTTCCGCGAGCGGCGGCGCAACATCCTCCTGGCGGAAGTGGATATGATTCACGAGCAGCTGCGCGTGGAGCTGCGGCGCAAGCTCGACCGCTTGGAGCTGCACGCCCGGGTCGGGATGCCCCTGTACATGGGGCTCAAAGAGCTGCCAGGCAAGTGGCTGCGGGTGGACTTCCGGCAGCGGCGGGTGGATGCCGTTGCGGAGATCACCGAGCGCGGCCGCTACACCATGGTGGTGGCGGCCACGGACATCTCCCGCGTCTTGGAGCGCAAGCTGACCTGGGAAGAGCTCCTGCTCTCCTTCCGGCACCGGATGAGCCGCACGCCGGACGTCTACGAGCCCATCCTCCACGCCTTCCTGGGGTTGGAGATCGAGGACGTGGGGGAGTTCTGCGAGGACTTGCTCGCCGCGGAAGCCCGGCGCGAGCGCACCGTGGTGACAGCCGGGGGCAAGCGCTATTCCGTCCAGCGCTTCTGCCCGCACCAGGGCGCGGACCTGACCGAGGCCTGGATCGAGGGGGGGCGGTACCTCTTGTGCCCGCGGCACCGCTGGCAGTTCGATCTGCAGGACGGAGGCCGGTGCTCGACCAATGGCTTGTCCATCGAGGCCAAGTGCTTGCCGGACACGGAGCGCGAGCGCGACAGGCGGCAGCAGCCGGGGCGTGAAACCCAGACCCGGCTCTAACGCCGCCAACGGCCGCTATCGCTGCTGGAGGAGCAACTCCAGCTCGAAGCGGCCGTTGTCCGTCCGCAGCCCCACGGGCCCCTCGAAGCCGAAGGCTTCGGGGGGCAGGGTGCCCTTCCAGGCCAGGGCCCCGTCCACGTGAACGTGCAAGGCCTGGCCTTCCCAGGCGGCGTGCAGCGTGTGCGAGGTGCCTGGGACGAGTTCGGGCACGGGGGCTTCTTGGTCTGCCCGGACCCGCGTATAGCCCCGGTTGCCACAATCGGCACTCGTGTGGGCGGTGGGGTTGGACTTCACCGAGACCACCAGCCCTGCCTGGGGACGAATCCGCCACATCACGTAGACGACATTGCACCCGTCGCGGGCGCGCAGCTTCAAGCCGAGCTGCTGGCGGAGTTCTCCGGAGGCAAGCGTCTTTTGCACGCGGGTGGGTCCCAGGTACTTGAAGCGCAGCTCGGCGGCCGTTGCGTCGAGGCCTGGCAGCACGGCGCGGACCTTGGACTCCTCGACGGTCAGCCTTCCGTCAGGACCCGCGTTCACCGTGCCTTGGGTGACGTGCAGCTGCCGCGCGGAGGCCCGGGTCAGCCGAGGGCGAGGCCGCTCGCGGCCAGAGGCCTGGCCAGCCCGGGCGAGCAGCCCCAGGGCCAGCACGAGCACGGCCCGCCTCATGGAGAGGGGTTTCCGAGAAGCGCCTGGAGGGATTCCAGGTGCGCTTGCAGCCAGGCCTGCTCGGCCCGTAGCCGCGCCACCTCCAGCACCAGATAGTCCCGGAAGCGGCGCACCTTCACCGTTTCCAGGGCTTGGACCTCCCGGAGCTGGCCTTCCAGGTCCCCCACCAGGACGGACACCTCGCGCAGCCGGGTTTCCTCGAGGCCCCGGGTGGTGCGCAGCTCCTGGAGCATCCGCTCCACCCGTTGTGGAAAGCCGTCCACGTCTTCCGTGGAGGCTTGCTGCCGGGTGCCTCGGGCGCGTGCGTTGGCCTTGGACTGTGCCCACCCGCCGAGATTGTAGGAAACGGTCAGGACGCCGAAGAGGGGCAAGTCCTGCCGCACGTCGATCAGCTCGTCGTAGCCGCCCCGGAGGCGGATGTCCCAGGCCGCTGTCCGGCGCAGCGTGCCGGCGAGGCGCTCGAGCTCATCGTCCGCGGCATGCAGCTCCTGAAGCAGGGCCGGAAGTGGCTGGCTCGAGGGCCGAGGCAGGAGCGCCAGGCGCTCCTGCGCGCGAGCGGTCTCGTAGGCGAGGGCACGGAGTTGCTCCAGCCGGAGCTGCAGGCCGTTGAACTCCTCCACGGTGGCCCGTCCCTCCTGGAGATCGGTCCGCAGCGCCTCGAGCAGCCGGGTGCCTTCCGGGATGGCCGCTTCGAGCACCGACAGGCGCGCCGCCAGGGCTGGGCCGGTCCCCATGCCGGGGCCGGCCTGGAACGCGCTTTGAAGGGCGGTGAGGGCCTTGTACCGGCGGCACTCCGCCTCCGCGCGGCGACGCAGGGTGACTCCCCGGTAGGCGTTCACCACGTTGTACCCCAGGCCCGCGGTGAGCCGCAGTGTCTGGGAGCCCAGGGGGGCGTCGCCCTCGGCATCGCCCGCGTTCACCACGCCGACGCTTCCAAACACCTCCGGCGCCAGGAGTACCGCGGCCTCGGCGGCTGCCACGCTCCGGGTGTAATCACACCAGGCAGGTACGGAGGGCCCTCCTTCCTGCGTGGGCGTGTAGGACTGAGCGCTCGCCACATGCAGGGCGGCGAAGCAGGGCAGGGCCCCCCATGCAATGGATCTCTTCACACCTGTCTCCTTGGGATTACAGCATCAGCGGGGGTTGGCCCAGGTGGAGAAGCTCTTCCCGGACCGAGAGGCCGTCTTGGAGCTGGAGCTCCACCATCACCCCCCGGACGAAATGCTGCCGGATGGGATGCTTCACCGAGACTTCCCCCTCTTGCACCTGGCCGACCACCCCCACTTGATGGCACCACACCAGCTTTGCCATGCAGGCATAGAGTGGGGTTCCCGGGAAGGCGTCATCCAGGTTGTCGTAGGGGACGAAGGCCACGGTCAGGTTGCCTTCGAAGGCGCGCAGGTACGGGGAATCGCGGATGGTCTTGAGCAACTTGCTGTACCGGGTGATGGCTTCATCGAGCGCCTGGAGATCTTCCCGCAAGACGGAGCGGGTGTTTTCCGCGCGCGCCTGTTCCAGCACGGAGCGGGTGTATTCACGCTCCAACAGGAGCGCCGCCGTGGTCATCTGGTTGCGCTGTGAAGGGCTCCTGCCACGGACGCTGTCGAGGCCGAGCAACTCCCGTTTCAGCCCGTCCAGCCGATTCTCCAGATCCACGGTGTGCTCGGCCAGGGTCAGGTTGCTCTGGGCCATCTGCGCGAGCTGGTAGTTGGAGGTGAGGTAGGCCTCCTTGTCGAGGAGGCGGGCCTCGTGGAGGGTGTTGTTTCGCACGCGTGCCAGACCTGCGAAGGCCTTGCTGGATTCCGCGATCTCGTCACGGACATGGTGGGACTCGCGCCGCAGGGCGGATAACCGCTGGAGGGCCTGCGCCCGGGACGCGCGCTCACTGCTCAGGGCAGTCTGGAAACGTTCCTGAAATTCCTGCTCGGCGGTGACGGTCCGCTCGGCGTTGGCGAGCCGGGACTGGACGTCTCGCCGCTCGGCGAGCAGCTTGTCGCGTGCGGCGGCCTGTTGGGCAATCTGCGAGTTGAGCTGGAGAATCTCCGGGTCCGTGGGAGAGATGACGGTGGGGACGACCCATCCTTCGCTGACGAGGAAGAACCCCTGCATGCCCAGGTACATGATGAAGCTCATCAGGATGAGCACCAGCAGGAAGGTTCCCAGCGCTTTGTAGGCGCTGACGGCCAGCGAATTCACTTTGTTGGCGACTTGCTGATTCATGTGGAGAGGCCCTCCGCGGCGGGAGCAGGCATGAGGGAAGTGTCGCTGGGGGCCGGTGTGTCCGCACTCGCGGCGGGAGCGCCCCGCGTCTCCCAGCTTCCGGAGTCCAGCGTCAGCAGCGCCAGGGGCGTGAAGAGCGCGTAGGTGATGGGCATCATCAAGGCCATGGGAAGAAAGCTCAGGCCTGGGACACGCTGGTCATCAGGCAGGTGGCGTGTTTCCCAGCGGTAGATGAACCCCATGATCCCGACCGTGAGCACGTGCATGGCCAGGATGTCCCAGAACTCACCAGTCAGGATGTTGTGGACGATGACAACCGGGTAGGAGAGCAGCAACCCAAACTGGGAAACATAGTGGACCGCGACCACGGGGTGCAGCCGCCAGGCGTGGCTGAGTCCCCCCAACATGTCCACCAGGTTGGAGCGCCGCCAGCGGAGCTGCTGTGCGAAGTAACCCGCGATGTTGGCCGGGGTGGCGGTGAAGCAGACCGCGGCGGTGGTGTAGATGGTCTCGTAGCCCGCCTTGATGATCTGGCGGGTGAGGAAGCGGTCCTCGCCATACTTGATGGCGACCCCGGCGATGGAGCGCGCTTCCAGGATGGGTTCCAGCTCCTCCAGCACGTGGCGGCGGTACGCTGTCAGACACCCCGACAGGCACATCACCGAGCGGAAACCCCGCTCCAGATCCTTGAGCCACTCCTGGGCGAAGTGAAACTTGATCTCGATCATCCGCGTCATCCAGTTCTGATGACGGTTGGTCACGTAGGTTCTTCCGCCCACCGCGGCGATGCGCGGGTGGAGGAACCGGCGGACGAGCTGCCGTACGGCGCCGCGGTCCACGATGACATCCGAGTCCACCGAAACGATGATCTCCGACTGGGTGGCGCGAACGCCCCGGTTGATGCCCTTGCGCTTGCCCATGTTCTCCGGGTTGCGCATCACCATGACGTTGGGATGCTGCTCGGCGGCCTTCAGTGCCCAGACATAGCTGTCGTCCTTGGAGCAATCATCGACGACAACGATCGACAATTTGTCAGGCGGGTAATCTTGCAACAGCAGGCTGCGGATGGCGTGATAGATGCCTTCGCCCTCGTTGAAGAGCGGGATGATGATGGCCACCGTGGGTTCGTAGGCATCATTCGTCGCATCGAACTGATCGCCTCGGACCCGCCGCATGAGCGGCCCCAGGATGTACCGGTTCATCAACACCACAAGGAACAGGATTTGAATGGGAAATAGCTCCATCGCCACTCCTGGAAGGGAGGGGAGCAGGCTGTCCCCAGGTTGCTAGTCGCGCAAAACCTTGAACTCAAGAGGCCAGGGGGCAACATGGCCGCAAGGGAGTGTGGGTGCTTTTCATCGGACGATCCATGAGAAGCCCTGGGTGAAGTGGCTTGGATGGCTGGGCTCCCGCGGGGCGTTGTGAGTGTCCTCCTCGCCGCAATGCCATGGCCACTGGGGAGGGTTGGCAGGGAGGCGAGTGCACTTAGGTTACGGCCCTGGCATTTGAGGGAGAGCCCCATGGGAGTAATGGGCGTCAGGGTTGGCTGGGCTGGGTTGCTGCTGGGACTGTCGAGTGGCCTCGCGGTGGCTCAACCCATCTCCGAGGTGGGGCGTTGGTCACCATTGATGTCCTGGCCCATCTCCGCGACCCATGCGCACTTGCTCCACAGTGGCAAGGTGATGTTTTTCGGCGAGTTTGATGAGGGCACGCAGTCCCCGCGTCTCTGGGACCCCTTGGCCAACACGCTCACGCCGATTCCCGCGCCTCCCTTCAATATTTTTTGCGCGGGCCACTCCTTCCTCGAGGATGGCCGGCTGCTGATCACGGGGGGCCACGTGGACAGCCACGTGGGCGTGCCCGATGCCATCATCTTCAATCCAAAATCGGGCGCGTGGGACAACGTTCCCGACATGAATGACAAGCGCTGGTATCCCAACAACACCACGCTGGCCAACGGAGATGTGCTGGTGCTCTCCGGAGAGACCGATGGTGAGGGCTTGTTCAACGAACTGCCGCAGCGTTATGTGGCCGCGACGAACTCCTGGCAGAACCTGACCACCGCGCAGAGGAAAATTCCCTATTACCCTCACATGTTCCTGGCGCCCAACAACAAGCTCTTCTTCTCGGGGCCCTGGCGCTCCAGCCAATGGCTGGATCCCGACGGGACGGGAACCTGGTTCGAGGCCCCGTACAGTCATTTTGGGGGACGGTCCTATGGAGGACACGTCTACTTCGATGGAAAGGTGCTCGCCGTGGGCGGAGGCAATCCCCCCACGGAAACCGTGGAACTCATCGATCTCAACCTGCCGTCGCCCACCTGGGCGTACCAAACCCCCATGAGTGTGGCCCGGCGGCAGCACAACACGACGTTCCTTCCGGATGGCAAGGTCCTCGTGACGGGAGGAAGCCGTCTGGAGGGGTTCAATAACGCAGAGGGGGCGGTGCTTTTCCCCGAGGTGTGGGATCCCGAGACGAATGTCTGGAAAAAGCTGGCCAGCAACAACGCCTATCGGGGCTACCACTCGTCCTCGGTCTTGTTGCCAGACGGGCGGGTGCTGAGCGCGGGAGGGCGGAATGTGCGGACCGCGGAAGTCTTCGAGCCGCCTTATCTATTTCAGGGGCCTCGTCCGGTCATCAGCACGGCGCCAGATGAAATCAAGCCTGGAACGCCCTTCTCCGTGGGGACCCCCAGCGGGGCTCAGCTCAAGAAGGTGACCCTGATTTCCCTGGCCTCCGTGACGCATGCCTTCGACTCGAGTCAGCGGTTTCTCACGCTACCGCATGCCTTGACCCAGGAGGGGCTCACCGTGACCGCGCCAGAGAGCAACGTGGCGGCGCCGCCGGGGCCTTACATGTTGTTTTTGATCAGCAAAGAAGGTGTCCCTTCGGTGGCCAAGATGGTGATGGTCAAGAAGGTACCGCCGAGGTTCACGCGCGTTCTGGCCTTCAGCGACGTGTGGAAGTACGACGACACCAACGTTGATCGGGGCACCTCCTGGCTGTCGGCCAGCTACAATGATGCTTCGTGGAAGTCAGGGCCCGGACAGCTTGGGTATGGAGATGGGGATGAGGGGACGGTGCTCAACGCCATGGTGCCCGCCCAGCCCTCCGTCTACTTCCGCAAGAAGTTCACCCTGACCAAGCAGGTCTCCGCCGCCATGTTGGAGGTGCTCTTCGACGATGGCATCCAGGTATGGATCAACGAAGTGCCGGTCTTCTCCAGAAACATGGGAAAAGGGCTCCATTTCGCGGCGTTCGCGTCGGGCTCGACGAACAACCAATACATTCGTGAGCCATTGCCACTGGCGAGCAATCCCTTCCGGACGGGGGAAAACATCCTCACCGCCATGGTGAAGCAGGTTGGAAGCAGCTCCACCGATCTGACGTTCGCGCTGGGGTTGGAGGTGGAAACCGCCTCGTTGCCCTCCCAGGACTTGATTCAGGTGCTGTCTCCCAACGGAGGAGAGTCCTGGGCTGGAGGGAGCAGGGCCACCCTCCGATGGGCCCTCAAGAGCCCGGTTCCCAAAGTAGACCTCGCGTTCTCTTCGGACGGCGGGACGGTCTGGACCCCCATCGCCTTCGAGGTGCCCGGGGAGCAAGGCACCTATCCCTGGCGGGTGCCGAACCTCCAATCCACCCAGGTGCTCGTGCGGGTCTCCAAGACCGGAGGGGGCTCGTCGGATGTGAGCGACGCCGTATTCTCCATCGTGCGCACACAGATCCAGGAGCCCTGACCAGGAGGGCGGGCGACGGGCACCGTGACAAAGCGGCCGAGGCCTGCTTCGCTACGGGGTGCCATGCCGACGTCCTCCCCTGCGCTGCCCTTGTTGAAGTTGCCACCAGACGAAGTCCATGTCTGGATCGTCGAGCCCGAGCGCATCACCGAGCCAGGGCTGCTGGAGTCCTACCGCGCCCTGCTGGACCCAGGGGAGCGCGACAAACAGCAGCGGTTCTACTTCGAGAGGCACCGGCTGCAGTACCTCGTCTCTCATGCGCTCGTGCGGCTCACCTTGTCGCGCTATGCGCCCGTGGCGCCCGAGGCCTGGTCCTTCTCCGCCAACCAGTACGGCCGGCCGGAGATCCGGGGTGAGGAGAAACCGTGGTTGCGTTTCAACCTCTCCCACACGGATGGGATGGCCCTCTGCGCGGTGGCCCGCGATGTGGATGTGGGAGCCGATGTGGAGGACACCGAGCGGAGAGGGGAAACGGTGGAGATCGCCGACAGCTTTTTCGCCCCCGCCGAGGTGGCCTCGCTTCGGGCACTCCCGGTGAGTGGCCAGCGCGAGCGCTTCTTTGATTATTGGACCTTGAAGGAGGCCTACATCAAGGCGCGTGGAATGGGGCTTTCCCTGCCCTTGGACCAGTTCGCCTTCGAGGTTTCGCAGGGGCTTTCCACCCGGATTTCCTTTGATCCGCGTCTGGTGGACGAGCCCTCTCAGTGGCAGTTCGTACGGTTCCGGCCCTCCCAGCGGCACGCCGCCGCGCTGGCTGTGCGCCGCCCCTCGGAGGCCCCCCTCACGGTGCGGTTTCAGCGCACCGTTCCGCTCCAGGATGATGCACCTGCGGAGTATCTCTCACGAGAGCGGATCCAGCCGCTGCGCCTCCGGATGCCCGGGGTGGGAGGAGGGTGAAGGCGGTATTGCTTTCGTTGCACTGGTTGGCCGACCTGCGATAAACCGCCCCCTGTCTGGCCCCGTAGCTCAGTTGGATAGAGCGGCGGTTTCCTAAACCGCAGGCCACAGGTTCGATTCCTGTCGGGGTCACTTTCACCCCCCCATTCACTCCGGGGGAACACCACTCTCACTCGATGGCAGTGCCGGGGCGTGGGCTCAAATCCACTTGCCGAGAGCCCCCCGTGGACGCCGAGTGAAAGCCCCGCAAGCTTGGACAGCAGGCAGCACTCCTGGAAGGTTGGGAAGACAGGAAGACCTTGCCAGTCCTGTCCGAGCTGATCCGCGCTGTGCTAGGTAGAGCACAATGATTCAATGTTGTTGTCCTCGATCCGCTTGTTGTTGTTCGCAGGGCCTTGTTCTCCGGACAGGCCTGTGTCTCGCGGTCGAGCAGACGGACATCTAGGTCGTTCACCAACGAGTTCTCGCGTGCAGTGCGAGCCTCGTGGCCCGCATGGCACCCCCGAGATGCACACGGACCGTGTGCTGACCAAGGACGGATGCGGCGGGTCAGATGTCGACAGAACATGGTGTTGGGGGAGTTGGCCGGAGCACCGGCCAACTTCGTGATTGGCTCGTACAGCAGGTGGCCTCACAGGTTGGACTTGAGGCGCATACTGTAAGGATTACCGAGCCCTTCTTCAGTCTGGGGGTGGGCTCTGTCTTCGCCACGAGGCTGATCGCCGAGCTCGCCCGGTGGCTTGAGCGGCCTCTGTCCCCCACGCTGGTCTGGGAGCACCCGACCATCGACAAGCTCGCCCGCCACCTTTCAGGGGCCGAGCCACCCCGGGCGGAAATGCATGCGCCAGGCCCCGAAGCCGCCGTGGATGGGGCTGAGCCGATCGCAATCGTGGGTCTGGCTTGTCGCTTTCCCAAGGCCCCCGATGCGAAGGCTTTCTGGAGAGTGCTCCAGGAAGGTCGCGATTGTGTCACAGAGGTTCCAAGCAACCGCTGGGATGCCAGTCTCTATTATGATCCGGCACCCGGAACGCCGGGGAAGATCGTCACGCGCTACGGCGCGTTCCTCGATTCTGTCGATCGCTTTGACCCGGTCTTCTTCGGCATCTCCCCCCGTGAGGCCGGGCAGCTGGATCCGCAGCAGCGTTTGATGCTGGAGCTGTCCTGGGAGGCGCTGGAGGATGCTGGCATCGCTCCACGCGTGCTTCGCGGCTCCCGGACCGGTGTCTTCACTGGCATGGTCTGGCGCGATTACGCCGAC
Protein-coding sequences here:
- a CDS encoding Rieske 2Fe-2S domain-containing protein, whose amino-acid sequence is MRITFIGHAGFVVETDSAVVVMDPWLSPRGAFDSAWMQLPRNHHLAPQVRELLETSPKQRFLYISHEHRDHFDPEFLETLTKRDFSVLIPRFQRSALRDMFQAYGCKRIISCRDGQEIPLPGGGYVKLFLTESGTNRDSGVLVRGEGQSFLNLNDCKIHDRLSRIMEAEGSIDFFSAQFSGAIWHPTCYEYSREVYEDISLKKRASKFEAVARAIQTVKPKAFLAAAGPACFLDPSLFHLNQEKVNIFPRAPELFAFLKERLPGNSTQYIEPMPGDVLDVASVDWVHQVPERLTDENLHDYLHAYAADMAHVFRERRRNILLAEVDMIHEQLRVELRRKLDRLELHARVGMPLYMGLKELPGKWLRVDFRQRRVDAVAEITERGRYTMVVAATDISRVLERKLTWEELLLSFRHRMSRTPDVYEPILHAFLGLEIEDVGEFCEDLLAAEARRERTVVTAGGKRYSVQRFCPHQGADLTEAWIEGGRYLLCPRHRWQFDLQDGGRCSTNGLSIEAKCLPDTERERDRRQQPGRETQTRL
- a CDS encoding glycosyltransferase family 2 protein, which produces MELFPIQILFLVVLMNRYILGPLMRRVRGDQFDATNDAYEPTVAIIIPLFNEGEGIYHAIRSLLLQDYPPDKLSIVVVDDCSKDDSYVWALKAAEQHPNVMVMRNPENMGKRKGINRGVRATQSEIIVSVDSDVIVDRGAVRQLVRRFLHPRIAAVGGRTYVTNRHQNWMTRMIEIKFHFAQEWLKDLERGFRSVMCLSGCLTAYRRHVLEELEPILEARSIAGVAIKYGEDRFLTRQIIKAGYETIYTTAAVCFTATPANIAGYFAQQLRWRRSNLVDMLGGLSHAWRLHPVVAVHYVSQFGLLLSYPVVIVHNILTGEFWDILAMHVLTVGIMGFIYRWETRHLPDDQRVPGLSFLPMALMMPITYALFTPLALLTLDSGSWETRGAPAASADTPAPSDTSLMPAPAAEGLST
- a CDS encoding galactose oxidase-like domain-containing protein, producing the protein MGVRVGWAGLLLGLSSGLAVAQPISEVGRWSPLMSWPISATHAHLLHSGKVMFFGEFDEGTQSPRLWDPLANTLTPIPAPPFNIFCAGHSFLEDGRLLITGGHVDSHVGVPDAIIFNPKSGAWDNVPDMNDKRWYPNNTTLANGDVLVLSGETDGEGLFNELPQRYVAATNSWQNLTTAQRKIPYYPHMFLAPNNKLFFSGPWRSSQWLDPDGTGTWFEAPYSHFGGRSYGGHVYFDGKVLAVGGGNPPTETVELIDLNLPSPTWAYQTPMSVARRQHNTTFLPDGKVLVTGGSRLEGFNNAEGAVLFPEVWDPETNVWKKLASNNAYRGYHSSSVLLPDGRVLSAGGRNVRTAEVFEPPYLFQGPRPVISTAPDEIKPGTPFSVGTPSGAQLKKVTLISLASVTHAFDSSQRFLTLPHALTQEGLTVTAPESNVAAPPGPYMLFLISKEGVPSVAKMVMVKKVPPRFTRVLAFSDVWKYDDTNVDRGTSWLSASYNDASWKSGPGQLGYGDGDEGTVLNAMVPAQPSVYFRKKFTLTKQVSAAMLEVLFDDGIQVWINEVPVFSRNMGKGLHFAAFASGSTNNQYIREPLPLASNPFRTGENILTAMVKQVGSSSTDLTFALGLEVETASLPSQDLIQVLSPNGGESWAGGSRATLRWALKSPVPKVDLAFSSDGGTVWTPIAFEVPGEQGTYPWRVPNLQSTQVLVRVSKTGGGSSDVSDAVFSIVRTQIQEP
- a CDS encoding 4'-phosphopantetheinyl transferase family protein, with the translated sequence MPTSSPALPLLKLPPDEVHVWIVEPERITEPGLLESYRALLDPGERDKQQRFYFERHRLQYLVSHALVRLTLSRYAPVAPEAWSFSANQYGRPEIRGEEKPWLRFNLSHTDGMALCAVARDVDVGADVEDTERRGETVEIADSFFAPAEVASLRALPVSGQRERFFDYWTLKEAYIKARGMGLSLPLDQFAFEVSQGLSTRISFDPRLVDEPSQWQFVRFRPSQRHAAALAVRRPSEAPLTVRFQRTVPLQDDAPAEYLSRERIQPLRLRMPGVGGG